In one window of Gorilla gorilla gorilla isolate KB3781 chromosome 2, NHGRI_mGorGor1-v2.1_pri, whole genome shotgun sequence DNA:
- the NUDT16 gene encoding U8 snoRNA-decapping enzyme: MAGARRLELGEALALGSGWRHACHALLYAPDPGMLFGRIPLRYAILMQMRFDGRLGFPGGFVDTQDRSLEDGLNRELREELGEAAAAFRVERTDYRSSHVGSGPRVVAHFYAKRLTLEELLAVEAGATRAKDHGLEVLGLVRVPLYTLRDGVGGLPTFLENSFIGSAREQLLEALQDLGLLQSGSISGLKIPAHH; this comes from the exons ATGGCCGGAGCCCGCAGGCTGGAGCTAGGCGAGGCCCTGGCGCTGGGGTCGGGCTGGCGTCATGCGTGCCACGCTCTCCTCTACGCGCCGGACCCTGGGATGCTCTTCGGCCGCATCCCGCTGCGCTACGCCATACTG ATGCAGATGCGCTTCGATGGACGCCTGGGCTTCCCCGGCGGATTCGTGGACACGCAGGACAGAAGCCTAGAGGACGGGCTGAACCGCGAGCTGCGCGAGGAGCTGGGCGAAGCGGCTGCCGCTTTCCGCGTGGAGCGCACTGACTACCGCAGCTCCCACGTCGGGTCAGGGCCACGCGTTGTGGCCCACTTCTATGCCAAGCGTCTGACGCTCGAGGAGCTGTTGGCTGTGGAGGCCGGCGCAACACGCGCCAAGGACcacgggctggag GTGCTGGGCCTGGTGCGAGTGCCCCTGTATACCCTGCGGGATGGTGTAGGAGGCCTGCCTACCTTCCTGGAGAATTCCTTTATTGGCTCTGCGCGGGAGCAGTTACTTGAAGCTCTCCAGGACTTGGGACTGCTGCAGTCTGGCTCTATTTCAGGCCTTAAGATTCCAGCTCATCACTAG